The Macrobrachium rosenbergii isolate ZJJX-2024 chromosome 56, ASM4041242v1, whole genome shotgun sequence genome includes a region encoding these proteins:
- the LOC136836386 gene encoding beta-1,4-glucuronyltransferase 1-like has protein sequence MFPRFLSSIVSWRSVAILAFIACLLQVTNLVLSWQLRQRELLASEAASAPAAEIPGSISRAGIRRQHAAIRRRDYHLGKKLSDDHEAILSRIARWSVLDSSGEFRVSVGILRGTGLDSSSDDGPEGREELFGPTSQGLTLVTQCSFGQLHHLPHLASHWQGPVSVAVFALSGEVQAVVQAFHLLRRCYPNIKENVTFSLIFPLNSPTSPHLTPTSDTTPCDKIFSDTYQANYDFKGIQYPNNLLRNTAKKATTTGLMVVIDIDMVPSEGLHEAFSRYAKNNNILDENSSEEKTVWILPAYEIKEGTAIPKTKQDLLKMREKGTARPFYQELCLKCQKYTDYAAWEKSAKGKQGSVEALYEVLWQDPYEPFYISRVNVPSYDERFRQYGFNRISQVCELHVAGYRFSVLDSAFVVHQGFKISGTFHNSKDMEQEKNRVLFRQFKGELKEKYPESSRRCY, from the exons ATGTTTCCACGTTTTCTGTCTAGCATTGTTTCATGGCGGTCTGTGGCCATCTTGGCATTCATTGCTTGTCTGCTGCAG GTGACCAATTTAGTGTTATCATGGCAGTTGCGACAGAGAGAGCTTCTTGCCTCAGAGGCTGCATCTGCCCCTGCAGCAGAAATTCCTGGGTCTATCTCTCGTGCTGGGATTCGGAGACAGCATGCAGCTATTCGCAGAAGAGACTACCATTTGGGGAAGAAG CTTTCAGATGATCATGAAGCAATTCTGTCCCGGATTGCTCGATGGAGTGTGCTGGACAGTTCTGGAGAGTTCCGTGTGTCAGTTGGTATTCTCCGGGGTACTGGTCTGGATTCCAGTAGTGATGATGGGCCAGAAGGAAGAGAGGAATTATTTGGTCCAACTTCTCAGGGATTAACATTGGTGACACAATGTTCCTTTGGCCAACTTCATCATCTTCCTCATTTGGCTTCTCATTGGCAG ggTCCTGTTTCTGTAGCAGTATTTGCTCTTAGTGGAGAAGTGCAAGCAGTTGTTCAAGCATTTCATCTTTTAAGGAGGTGTTACCCTAACATAAAAGAGAACGTTACCTTTAGCCTCATATTTCCTCTGAATTCTCCGACTTCACCACATCTTACCCCTACTTCTGATACAACTccttgtgataaaatattttctgacacCTACCAAGCAAATTACGATTTTAAGGGTATCCAGTACCCAAACAATCTATTACGGAACACTGCAAAAAAGGCTACTACAACAGGACTTATGGTAGTAATTGACATAGACATGGTTCCAAGCGAAGGACTTCACGAAGCATTTTCTCGTTAtgccaaaaacaataatatattagATGAGAATTCCAGTGAGGAGAAAACAGTATGGATACTACCAGCATATGAGATTAAAGAAGGCACTGCTATTCCCAAAACTAAACAGGATTTGTTGAAGATGAGGGAAAAAGGCACTGCACGGCCATTCTACCAAGAGTTGTGTCTCAAATGTCAG AAATACACTGATTACGCTGCTTGGGAAAAGAGTGCAAAAGGGAAACAAGGAAGTGTGGAAGCATTATATGAGGTTCTTTGGCAGGACCCATATGAACCCTTTTATATATCTCGTGTTAATGTGCCCTCTTACGATGAAAGATTTCGGCAATATGGTTTTAATCGCATCAGTCAG GTATGTGAGCTACATGTTGCTGGCTATCGGTTTTCGGTTCTTGACTCTGCCTTTGTTGTACATCAAGGCTTCAAGATCTCCGGAACTTTCCATAATTCCAAGGATATGGAGCAGGAGAAAAACAGAGTACTTTTCCGACAGTTTAAGGGagaactgaaagagaaatatCCAGAATCTTCTAGGCGATGTTATTAG
- the LOC136836696 gene encoding carboxypeptidase N subunit 2-like translates to MRVYADLTLILLLGLDLILRASAAEDASLCGLNGCQAIELAKRYTEHTMAKMMRTIKPDALEEVFANMKKLELLVRSVQDLERDVSSLFQPVWPVNGSPARWSMCAEGPCSCMMETQTVSCWRLGLQYHVPRKQQIPVDTKILDLSMNRLKYLHKDSFIRLTELEELDLSENDLELMPNSIFYDLENMRHLKLHKNQLLYLSGDLFQDAGALRTIDISFNILEKLPEPLFKKLYSLYFLNLANNAITEIPASVFHDLESLEDLDLSVNKIKELPRHAFGNLKMLKRLKLEENELARLPYGIFDQLESLQELYLQNNKIERLPMGVFAYLGSLTFLDLTSNRIQGIDYKDFIALRSLRSLFLGQNLITTITNKTFVGTPKLEKLYLFSNKIEDVELAAFSGLNSLSWLLLNNNLLRQLPREIFKRTPSLLRLQIDSNKFMKLPEGILDELKVVEQVKLSMNPWHCDCFILYLTRWLHRNPDKIWDRQPKCRGPGDLGGKPVIDMTFNSVCDGQWASMTKIQGRV, encoded by the exons ATGAGAGTCTACGCGGACCTCACGCTGATATTGCTCCTAGGTCTAGACCTAATTCTGAGAGCTTCTGCAGCAGAAGACGCCTCGCTGTGCGGTCTGAACGGATGCCAGGCTATAGAACTGGCCAAGCGCTACACGGAGCACACCATGGCCAAGATGATGAGGACAATCAAACCGGACGCTCTCGAGGAGGTTTTCGCGAACATGAAGAAGCTGGAGTTGCTCGTCAGGAGCGTCCAGGATCTCGAACGAGACGTGTCCAGTCTTTTTCAGCCTG TATGGCCCGTGAACGGCAGCCCAGCGCGCTGGTCTATGTGCGCAGAGGGTCCTTGCTCTTGTATGATGGAAACTCAGACGGTCTCCTGCTGGCGACTGGGGCTTCAGTACCACGTCCCAAGGAAACAGCAGATACCGGTGGATACTAAGATACT GGATCTGAGCATGAATCGACTGAAGTACCTTCACAAGGATTCGTTCATTAGACTGACAGAGCTAGAAGAGCT TGATCTGAGTGAGAACGACTTAGAGCTGATGCCGAACAGTATATTCTATGACCTGGAGAATATGAGGCATTT aaaactgcaCAAGAACCAGCTGTTATACCTTTCCGGAGATCTGTTCCAAGACGCAGGGGCACTCCGCACGAT CGACATCTCCTTCAACATTCTCGAGAAATTACCGGagcctttatttaaaaagctCTACAGCTTGTACTTTCTGAATCTGGCCAACAACGCCATTACTGAGATTCCAGCTTCTGTTTTCCACGACCTGGAGAGCCTCGAGGACCTCGATCTGTCGGTTAATAAGATCAAA GAGTTGCCAAGACACGCCTTTGGAAACCTGAAGATGCTGAAGCGTTTGAAGCTGGAGGAGAACGAACTGGCTCGACTCCCCTACGGCATATTTGACCAGCTGGAGTCACTGCAAGAACTTTATCTCCAAAACAACAAG ATTGAGCGCCTTCCGATGGGCGTGTTTGCTTACCTGGGCAGCCTGACTTTCCTCGATCTGACGAGCAATCGCATCCAGGGGATCGATTACAAGGACTTCATCGCCCTTAGGAGCCTGAGATCTCTCTTCCTGGGCCAGAACCTCATCACGACCATTACGAACAAGACTTTCGTGG GAACGCCGAAGCTAGAGAAACTCTACCTGTTCTCCAACAAGATCGAGGACGTAGAGCTGGCGGCCTTCTCGGGTCTGAACAGCCTGTCATGGCTTCTCCTCAACAACAACCTCCTTCGTCAACTCCCGCGGGAGATCTTCAAGAGGACGCCGAGTCTCCTTCGGCT TCAGATCGACAGCAACAAATTCATGAAACTTCCGGAGGGAATTCTGGACGAACTGAAAGTCGTCGAACAAGTTAAACTGTCGATGAACCCGTGGCACTGTGATTGCTTTATTCTCTACCTCACTCg ATGGCTCCACCGTAACCCGGACAAAATTTGGGACCGCCAGCCCAAATGCCGCGGCCCGGGCGATCTTGGAGGAAAGCCCGTTATAGACATGACCTTCAACAGCGTCTGTGACGGGCAGTGGGCCTCCATGACCAAGATTCAAGGAAGGGTGTAA